A region of Clostridiales bacterium DNA encodes the following proteins:
- the pheA gene encoding prephenate dehydratase yields MKIGYLGPENSYSYLVAQKVKSPEDTIIQFPTFIDVALAVGNLTDKAVLPIENSLEGAVSNTLDILAWECELYITKEICLEINHKLIMKKTGDFNNIKKIITHAQAYGQCRKFLAKRYPSAEIVYTSSTSKAVESIEDDYTAAIAGEHNLNQDLKALPETIQNDTNNITRFVVLEKEPRHHNTNQKISIIFDAENKPGGLLKILQILHEHSLNMTKIESRPFKNRYGNYIFFVDFLGNVNDQNVQSAFDKIKKSTTYFKYLGNY; encoded by the coding sequence ATGAAAATAGGCTATTTGGGTCCGGAAAACAGTTATTCTTATCTTGTGGCGCAAAAAGTAAAATCCCCTGAAGATACCATAATACAATTTCCCACATTTATTGATGTCGCTTTGGCGGTTGGAAATCTTACGGATAAAGCCGTATTGCCCATAGAAAATTCATTGGAAGGTGCAGTAAGCAACACCTTGGATATTTTGGCGTGGGAATGCGAGCTTTATATTACCAAAGAAATTTGCTTGGAAATAAACCACAAGCTGATTATGAAAAAGACGGGCGATTTTAACAATATTAAAAAAATCATTACCCACGCCCAAGCCTACGGACAATGCAGAAAGTTTTTGGCAAAGCGTTATCCAAGCGCTGAAATAGTATATACATCTTCCACATCAAAAGCCGTTGAAAGCATTGAGGACGACTATACCGCCGCTATTGCCGGCGAGCATAATCTTAACCAGGATTTAAAAGCCTTGCCTGAAACAATACAAAACGACACGAACAACATAACGAGATTTGTGGTTTTAGAAAAAGAGCCTCGGCATCATAATACTAACCAAAAAATCTCTATTATATTTGACGCGGAAAACAAACCCGGCGGATTATTAAAAATATTGCAAATATTGCATGAACACAGTCTAAATATGACCAAAATAGAGTCGCGACCTTTCAAAAACCGTTATGGAAATTATATTTTTTTTGTGGACTTTTTGGGCAATGTAAACGACCAAAATGTCCAATCGGCTTTTGATAAAATCAAAAAATCAACCACATATTTTAAGTATTTGGGAAATTATTAA
- a CDS encoding 3-deoxy-7-phosphoheptulonate synthase, which yields MFTLVKTIDQPKTIKEMLPVTEELKAVKHERDLEITRIIMGESDKLLVLIGPCSADNETAVLDYVGRLAKVAEKIKDKVFIVPRIYTNKPRTRGEGYKGMLHQPDPNKETDIQSGLIALRRLHLRALQEFGMSCADDMLYPENHYYVDDLISYVAVGARSVENQQHRLVASGIGMPTGMKNPMNGSMHVLLNSIHAAQIPNEFKFNFWQVKTDGNPLAHAILRGAVDTNGINVPNYHYEDVVKFSALYEASGLKNPTIIIDTNHSNSGKNPFEQIRIVKEVLANKKSSSLFGKYVKGFMIESYIQDGKQDVNGKEYGKSITDACLGWEKTEKLLYYIAENA from the coding sequence ATGTTTACTTTAGTAAAAACTATTGATCAACCTAAAACAATCAAAGAAATGTTGCCTGTTACAGAAGAACTAAAAGCGGTAAAACACGAAAGAGATTTGGAAATAACGCGGATAATCATGGGAGAAAGCGACAAGCTGCTTGTCTTAATCGGGCCGTGCAGCGCCGATAATGAGACTGCGGTTTTGGATTATGTAGGCAGGCTCGCCAAAGTCGCCGAAAAAATAAAAGACAAAGTTTTTATAGTTCCGAGGATTTATACCAATAAGCCGCGGACGCGCGGAGAAGGATATAAGGGTATGCTCCATCAACCCGATCCCAACAAAGAAACGGACATTCAAAGCGGGCTAATTGCCCTAAGGCGTTTGCATCTTAGGGCATTGCAAGAATTTGGCATGTCTTGCGCGGACGATATGTTATATCCCGAAAACCATTATTATGTTGACGATTTGATATCGTATGTGGCTGTCGGTGCAAGGTCGGTTGAAAACCAACAGCATAGGTTGGTGGCAAGCGGGATTGGCATGCCTACGGGCATGAAAAACCCTATGAACGGGAGCATGCATGTTTTGTTAAACTCTATTCATGCCGCCCAAATTCCCAACGAGTTCAAATTTAACTTTTGGCAAGTAAAGACGGACGGCAATCCTTTGGCGCACGCGATTTTGAGAGGCGCGGTTGATACTAACGGCATCAATGTGCCCAATTATCATTATGAAGATGTGGTTAAGTTTAGCGCGTTATACGAGGCAAGCGGTTTGAAAAACCCGACAATAATTATTGACACAAACCATTCAAATTCAGGTAAAAATCCTTTTGAGCAAATAAGGATAGTAAAAGAAGTTTTGGCCAACAAAAAGTCAAGCTCGCTGTTTGGCAAATATGTGAAAGGGTTTATGATTGAAAGTTACATTCAAGACGGCAAACAAGATGTTAACGGAAAAGAATATGGAAAGTCCATAACAGACGCCTGTCTTGGCTGGGAAAAGACCGAAAAATTATTGTATTATATCGCCGAAAACGCATAA
- the coaD gene encoding pantetheine-phosphate adenylyltransferase, with amino-acid sequence MNVVFAGTFDPFTLGHFDVASRASATYDKVIIAIAKSDDKRCMFDLDQRKNIVIASTKSLKNVEVHTFDGLLTDFCKKHNCRLLIRGLRTVNDFEYERSLSLIYKSLDPEIESVFFINNPKYSHIHSSLIRQLIIQKADISAMVREEAEKLIRNYMGE; translated from the coding sequence ATGAATGTAGTTTTTGCGGGGACTTTTGACCCATTCACTCTTGGGCATTTTGATGTTGCCTCAAGAGCCTCGGCGACATACGACAAAGTAATAATAGCTATCGCAAAAAGCGATGACAAGCGTTGTATGTTTGACCTGGACCAAAGAAAAAACATCGTAATCGCTTCCACAAAATCTTTAAAAAATGTGGAAGTGCATACTTTTGACGGGTTGCTTACAGATTTTTGTAAAAAACACAATTGCAGGCTTTTGATAAGAGGTTTAAGAACGGTTAATGATTTTGAGTATGAAAGATCTTTATCGCTTATTTACAAAAGCCTTGATCCCGAAATAGAAAGCGTGTTTTTTATTAATAACCCTAAATATTCTCATATACACAGTAGCTTGATAAGACAACTTATCATACAAAAAGCCGATATATCCGCAATGGTGCGTGAAGAAGCCGAAAAATTGATACGCAATTACATGGGGGAATAG
- a CDS encoding 3-deoxy-7-phosphoheptulonate synthase — protein sequence MFRIKKEIDSPEKIKEYLPFPEDLKELKQKRDQEAIDIICGKSSKLLLIIGPCSADNESAVLEYVRRLGKLQERVAEKIFIIPRIYTNKPRTRGEGYKGMLHQPDPNSGTDIQEGILSLRRMHINAIKESGLTAADEMLYPDNYAYVDDLLTYVSIGARSSENQQHRLVCSGIDLPVGVKNPMNGSLQVLLNSIYAVQIPNEFKYHHYQVQTDGNPYAHAILRGAVDTNGIHIPNYHFEDVIKFSKLYEKTGLKNPSIIIDTNHSNSGKDAMQQIRIVHEVMSNKKYSKEFAKHFKGFLIESYLQDGAQDIDGKEFGKSITDPCIGWAKTERLVFDIAEQL from the coding sequence TTGTTCAGAATAAAAAAGGAAATAGACTCGCCCGAGAAGATAAAGGAATATTTGCCTTTTCCCGAGGACTTAAAAGAACTCAAACAAAAACGCGATCAAGAAGCGATTGATATAATTTGCGGCAAAAGTTCTAAACTTTTGCTAATCATAGGACCGTGCAGCGCCGATAACGAAAGCGCTGTTTTGGAATATGTCAGAAGATTGGGCAAACTTCAAGAAAGGGTGGCTGAAAAGATTTTTATAATACCCAGAATTTATACCAACAAGCCGCGGACGCGCGGAGAAGGATATAAGGGCATGTTGCATCAGCCCGACCCTAACAGCGGGACCGACATTCAAGAAGGGATATTGTCGTTAAGAAGAATGCACATTAACGCGATAAAAGAATCGGGCCTAACAGCGGCCGATGAGATGCTATATCCGGATAACTATGCATATGTTGACGACCTTTTGACTTATGTTTCCATTGGCGCTAGATCCTCCGAAAACCAACAGCATAGGCTTGTTTGCAGCGGAATAGACTTGCCTGTGGGCGTAAAAAACCCGATGAACGGAAGCTTACAGGTATTGCTTAACTCTATCTATGCCGTCCAAATACCCAACGAATTTAAATATCATCATTATCAGGTGCAAACCGACGGCAATCCATACGCGCACGCGATATTAAGGGGCGCTGTGGATACCAATGGCATTCATATTCCCAATTACCACTTTGAAGATGTAATTAAATTTTCTAAATTATACGAAAAAACAGGGCTTAAAAACCCGTCTATAATTATAGACACCAATCATTCCAATTCGGGCAAAGACGCCATGCAGCAGATAAGAATAGTCCATGAAGTTATGAGCAATAAAAAATACAGCAAAGAGTTTGCAAAACACTTTAAAGGTTTTTTGATTGAAAGCTATCTTCAAGACGGCGCTCAAGATATAGACGGCAAAGAGTTTGGGAAATCAATAACCGACCCATGCATTGGCTGGGCTAAGACCGAGAGATTGGTTTTTGATATAGCGGAGCAATTATGA